In the genome of Ancylomarina subtilis, one region contains:
- a CDS encoding biotin--[acetyl-CoA-carboxylase] ligase, protein MPNLFHPDRIIRVNQLDSTNSHALHLLKNNNTSGGTVVMALNQTEGRGQQTNTWESESGKNLTISLILRPDFILAQDQFQVSMIISLGVSDYLRAYTENVSVKWPNDIYIGDKKIAGILIEQAIMGAYLSHSVCGIGLNINQSKFISDAPNPISLNILTKKEYNLEDELLKLLAAIEKRYFQLFNDGGEIIEQDYLKSLYWINEVHSFKDEEGTFSGKIIGITEFGQLQIEDEQKKIRTYNFKEVSFLR, encoded by the coding sequence ATGCCAAATTTATTTCACCCAGATCGAATAATTAGAGTCAATCAACTTGATTCAACCAATTCGCATGCTCTCCATCTGTTAAAAAACAACAATACGTCAGGTGGCACTGTCGTTATGGCATTAAATCAGACAGAAGGCCGCGGACAGCAAACAAATACCTGGGAAAGTGAAAGCGGCAAAAACCTTACCATTAGTCTCATTCTTCGTCCCGACTTCATTCTGGCTCAGGATCAATTTCAGGTTTCCATGATTATTTCGCTAGGGGTTTCAGATTACCTAAGAGCTTATACAGAGAATGTTAGTGTCAAATGGCCAAACGATATCTATATTGGAGATAAAAAGATTGCAGGTATTCTCATCGAGCAAGCAATTATGGGTGCTTACCTGTCACATTCGGTATGTGGCATCGGCTTAAATATCAATCAAAGTAAATTTATTTCCGATGCTCCCAATCCCATCTCTCTAAATATACTGACTAAAAAAGAATATAATCTGGAAGATGAATTGCTAAAACTTTTGGCAGCTATTGAAAAACGCTACTTTCAATTATTCAATGATGGGGGCGAAATTATTGAGCAGGATTATCTAAAGTCCTTGTATTGGATTAATGAAGTACATTCTTTCAAAGATGAAGAAGGAACGTTTTCAGGAAAAATTATCGGCATCACAGAATTTGGACAACTGCAAATTGAAGATGAACAGAAGAAAATTAGAACTTATAATTTTAAAGAGGTGAGCTTTTTAAGATAG
- a CDS encoding TonB-dependent receptor translates to MIRYIWAVLFLLPQMALASSDLKINKLYGTVSDQNDLKGLAGVSIFIPELQKGTLSQTDGSYQLDALPNGSFTVQFSYMGYETVIKKLQLKDSDLNLNVNLVFTSVTTQDVVVSGGFPSSQHENPIKISVMSKQEFDRLLTPSMGEKLAHIPGVDLISRSPGVSSPVIRGLSLNNLIFLNNGVRLENFQFSVDHPFLVNDQGVDHIEVIKGPASLLYGSDAMGGVINIVREKPAPANAIKADVSTEFYSVTEGFNRNIGVKGSRENWFWMLRANQQSHHDYKDGNGDYIPNTRFNSKGLQVGLGLIKNYGSFKIYYDYLRPKLGMTNEESIPLVRKGLLKNRFWYQDLSQHLIASRNRLFIGDFKLELNAAYQFNQRRLNGNPESTTFRLVDMDLNTLTYDSKLYFPTSEGTEFLVGIQGMHQTNRNNKAPNRIIPNANIDDFSVFALYKKEVNFWEWQLGLRYDNRFLYVPEQEAGGHSHSEAEVHDEHEEMVHINRKYNNLNASIGTTYHLSENILLRTNIASAYRVPNLAELSQHGMHGSRFEEGNTNLDPQKSIESDLGLHYHTQKHNIDVSVFYNRVYDFIYLAPTDEISPEGTGFVYAYDQQDAKLYGGEVAFNVVPFSFMKFHSDYAMVISKYDDGKALPFVPQHKLNNELRFILKGASFFDSPFLNLSWKHAFRQNQPAMFETETAAYNLFAIQMGTSLKLGKYTTNLVFTADNIFNEKYIDHLSTLKSFDYLNQGRNISLKLTVEL, encoded by the coding sequence ATGATTCGTTATATATGGGCAGTATTATTTCTATTGCCACAAATGGCGTTGGCTTCGTCAGACCTCAAAATAAATAAGCTGTATGGTACTGTATCTGACCAAAATGATTTAAAAGGTTTGGCAGGTGTCAGTATTTTTATACCTGAACTCCAAAAAGGGACTTTGAGTCAGACGGATGGTTCCTATCAACTAGATGCTTTACCCAATGGAAGTTTTACAGTTCAATTTTCATATATGGGCTATGAAACGGTTATTAAAAAACTCCAACTAAAAGATTCGGATTTAAACTTGAATGTTAATCTTGTTTTCACATCCGTCACAACCCAGGATGTTGTTGTGTCCGGGGGATTTCCATCTTCGCAGCACGAGAATCCAATAAAGATATCTGTCATGTCCAAACAGGAATTCGATCGATTGCTTACGCCATCTATGGGGGAAAAACTAGCACATATCCCCGGTGTGGATCTTATTTCGAGAAGTCCCGGGGTGAGTTCGCCGGTCATTAGAGGTTTGTCGCTTAACAATCTGATCTTTCTTAATAATGGTGTCCGACTGGAAAATTTTCAATTCTCTGTAGATCATCCGTTTCTGGTAAACGATCAGGGGGTTGACCATATTGAAGTGATTAAAGGACCTGCCTCCTTATTGTACGGATCAGATGCCATGGGGGGAGTGATAAATATTGTGCGTGAAAAACCGGCTCCGGCCAATGCAATTAAGGCAGATGTCAGCACTGAATTTTATAGTGTGACCGAGGGGTTTAACAGAAATATCGGTGTTAAAGGCAGTCGGGAAAATTGGTTTTGGATGTTAAGAGCGAATCAGCAATCTCATCATGATTATAAGGATGGTAATGGTGATTATATTCCCAATACCCGTTTTAATTCAAAGGGCTTGCAAGTAGGACTGGGCTTGATTAAGAATTACGGTAGTTTTAAAATTTATTACGACTATCTGCGTCCAAAATTAGGAATGACTAATGAAGAATCAATTCCTTTGGTAAGAAAGGGCTTGCTTAAGAATCGATTTTGGTATCAGGATTTATCCCAGCATTTAATTGCATCGCGAAATCGACTTTTTATAGGAGACTTTAAGCTTGAATTAAATGCAGCTTATCAATTCAATCAACGAAGACTGAACGGGAATCCCGAATCAACCACTTTTCGATTGGTAGATATGGATTTAAACACCTTAACATACGACAGTAAGCTTTATTTCCCAACATCGGAAGGCACGGAGTTTTTAGTAGGGATTCAGGGGATGCATCAAACGAATAGAAACAACAAGGCGCCCAATCGTATTATCCCGAACGCTAATATTGATGATTTTTCTGTTTTTGCGCTTTATAAAAAAGAGGTTAATTTTTGGGAATGGCAGTTGGGACTTCGATATGATAACCGATTTCTTTATGTACCGGAGCAAGAAGCCGGAGGCCATTCTCACAGTGAAGCTGAGGTGCATGATGAGCATGAAGAAATGGTACATATTAACAGGAAGTATAATAATCTGAATGCATCGATCGGGACTACATATCATCTCTCTGAAAATATTCTTCTGAGGACCAATATTGCCAGCGCCTATCGGGTCCCGAATTTGGCCGAATTGTCGCAACATGGTATGCATGGAAGTCGTTTCGAAGAGGGGAACACCAATTTAGATCCTCAGAAAAGTATAGAGTCTGATTTGGGCCTTCACTACCATACGCAGAAACATAATATCGATGTTTCTGTATTTTATAATCGGGTTTATGATTTTATATATCTGGCACCGACTGACGAGATCTCACCAGAGGGAACCGGTTTTGTGTATGCCTATGACCAACAAGATGCAAAGCTTTATGGAGGCGAAGTGGCCTTTAATGTTGTTCCGTTTAGTTTTATGAAATTTCATTCTGACTACGCAATGGTCATTTCGAAGTATGATGATGGAAAAGCTTTACCATTTGTACCACAGCATAAGTTGAATAATGAACTGCGATTTATTTTAAAGGGGGCAAGTTTTTTTGATTCTCCATTCCTGAACCTGTCATGGAAGCATGCTTTTAGGCAAAATCAACCCGCTATGTTTGAAACAGAAACTGCCGCTTATAATTTGTTTGCTATACAAATGGGGACATCTCTAAAATTAGGGAAGTATACGACAAATTTGGTATTCACTGCAGACAATATTTTCAACGAAAAATACATCGATCATTTATCAACACTAAAAAGCTTTGATTATTTAAATCAGGGACGAAATATCAGCTTGAAGCTTACAGTTGAACTTTAA
- the pyrE gene encoding orotate phosphoribosyltransferase, which produces MQSTAKQIAEYLLQIKAIKLEPTNPFTWASGWKSPIYCDNRKTLSYPQVRNDIKKAFAKAVLAKYPDVEVIAGVATGAIALGALVADELNLPMVYIRSAAKAHGMTNMIEGDLKAGQKVVVIEDLISTGGSSLKAVQALREAECNVMGMLAIFTYGFQTAEDNFTNANCVVDTLSDYNTMIDCAQEIGYVKAEDVDQLKEWRKDPANWRK; this is translated from the coding sequence ATGCAAAGTACTGCAAAACAAATCGCTGAATACCTTTTGCAAATAAAAGCAATTAAGCTAGAACCTACAAACCCATTCACATGGGCTTCGGGATGGAAGTCGCCAATTTACTGCGATAACCGTAAAACTTTATCGTATCCTCAAGTAAGAAATGATATTAAAAAGGCTTTCGCAAAGGCAGTTTTAGCAAAATATCCGGATGTTGAAGTGATTGCAGGTGTTGCAACAGGAGCTATTGCACTTGGTGCTTTGGTTGCTGATGAATTGAATTTGCCAATGGTTTATATTCGTTCTGCCGCAAAAGCTCACGGGATGACCAATATGATTGAAGGAGATTTGAAAGCCGGACAGAAAGTTGTTGTGATTGAAGATTTGATTTCTACAGGTGGATCAAGTTTGAAAGCTGTTCAAGCACTTCGTGAGGCAGAATGTAACGTGATGGGTATGCTTGCCATTTTCACTTACGGATTCCAAACTGCTGAAGACAACTTTACAAATGCAAATTGTGTTGTTGATACCTTGAGTGATTACAACACAATGATTGATTGTGCACAGGAAATTGGCTATGTAAAAGCGGAAGATGTTGATCAGTTGAAAGAATGGCGAAAGGATCCAGCCAATTGGAGAAAGTAA
- a CDS encoding NUDIX hydrolase, protein MYKVFFKDRAIFLGDKTESLNFHGMVYLWTEGNSLEAIVTDFDQDENKTALFFAAEDVEALFSEFKNQFKYIEAAGGLVFNQENEILAIHRLGRWDLPKGKVEEDETISEAAIREVEEECGISHLQLKEELESTYHTYWMNNSWVLKRSYWFKMSYSGNEKLVPQTEEDIEKVIWIPTNQLDEFKSNTYASILEVLKNLA, encoded by the coding sequence ATGTATAAAGTATTTTTTAAAGATCGTGCAATTTTCTTAGGCGATAAGACTGAAAGCTTGAATTTTCATGGCATGGTTTATCTATGGACAGAAGGAAATAGTTTAGAAGCCATCGTCACTGATTTCGATCAAGATGAAAATAAGACCGCTTTATTTTTTGCAGCTGAGGATGTGGAAGCTCTTTTTTCAGAATTCAAAAATCAATTCAAGTACATTGAAGCCGCAGGCGGACTGGTTTTCAATCAGGAAAATGAAATTCTGGCTATTCACCGTCTGGGCAGATGGGATTTGCCTAAAGGAAAAGTTGAAGAGGATGAAACAATAAGTGAAGCTGCCATTCGCGAAGTTGAAGAAGAGTGTGGCATCAGCCATTTACAACTGAAGGAAGAACTTGAATCGACTTATCATACGTATTGGATGAATAATTCGTGGGTGCTAAAACGCAGCTATTGGTTTAAAATGAGCTATAGCGGCAATGAAAAATTAGTCCCACAGACCGAAGAAGATATCGAAAAAGTAATTTGGATACCGACAAATCAACTTGACGAATTCAAATCCAACACCTATGCTTCAATTCTCGAAGTCTTAAAAAATCTGGCCTAA
- a CDS encoding TlpA disulfide reductase family protein — protein sequence MRSLFFLLILTLGVQSTFAKKVKLFGQHAAYANMQIKVLCYDDAFSKTEKQLAVMKLDKQGQFSVEFEIAETQMIFLPLGVFRGYFFVEAGKEYQVSLPPRRDLSPAQKLDPFFEPQDVFLGFRNADKNGLNSLIRLFDNQIDNFINQNFDGIYNQGSSSLGIDFAKQMKTNFADVKHPYFRVYLEYRLAYLDYLASPEAYIRMENQYFANREIALNNLAYTTLFKKIYDNPLASAFHRREKSKFNKALESSAPYQALNDVMKTYTVYQDKNFRDILLAKSVFDGTENGLLTRRKAIDIIQKIKLNSQDENLSKLTRNYLIELSHLLKNTKAPQFKVGNISLENYKGKYVYLNFCNTTNSVWERDFELLKKLKKAFGKDIEFLSLASDVDSIRFQNRLKSQEATWPVVQIDKDNTVLRDYKIKVFPTYIIIDPEGKVYQYPARGPHDGIEKTFVKIQRQILRENYSQK from the coding sequence ATGCGATCACTATTTTTCTTACTGATATTGACTCTTGGAGTTCAAAGTACATTTGCTAAAAAAGTAAAGTTGTTTGGGCAACATGCGGCCTATGCCAATATGCAAATCAAAGTATTGTGTTATGACGATGCTTTCTCGAAAACTGAGAAGCAATTAGCTGTCATGAAACTTGATAAGCAAGGTCAGTTTTCGGTTGAATTTGAAATAGCTGAAACGCAAATGATATTTTTACCTCTTGGTGTATTTCGAGGCTATTTTTTTGTTGAAGCAGGTAAGGAATATCAGGTCAGTTTACCACCACGAAGAGATTTATCTCCTGCACAAAAGTTGGATCCTTTTTTTGAACCTCAGGATGTGTTTCTAGGTTTTAGAAATGCAGATAAAAACGGACTGAATAGTTTGATTCGTCTGTTCGATAATCAAATTGATAATTTCATCAATCAAAATTTTGATGGCATTTACAATCAAGGCTCATCATCTCTTGGGATAGATTTTGCGAAGCAAATGAAAACAAATTTTGCTGATGTGAAACACCCGTATTTTCGGGTTTATTTGGAATATCGTTTGGCTTATTTGGATTATCTGGCTTCGCCGGAGGCTTATATTCGCATGGAGAATCAATATTTTGCAAATCGGGAAATAGCCTTGAACAATTTGGCTTACACAACTTTGTTCAAGAAAATTTATGACAATCCTTTGGCTTCAGCTTTTCATCGAAGAGAAAAATCCAAGTTTAACAAGGCGCTTGAATCGTCTGCTCCCTATCAGGCTTTGAATGATGTTATGAAAACCTATACGGTTTATCAGGATAAAAATTTTAGAGACATTCTATTAGCCAAGTCAGTGTTCGATGGAACTGAAAATGGGCTGTTAACCCGAAGAAAGGCGATTGATATTATTCAAAAAATCAAGCTGAATTCTCAAGATGAAAACCTGAGTAAGTTGACTCGAAATTATCTGATTGAACTATCGCATTTACTTAAAAACACAAAGGCCCCTCAGTTCAAAGTGGGTAACATTAGTCTGGAAAACTATAAGGGGAAATATGTGTATCTGAATTTTTGTAATACGACAAATTCAGTTTGGGAGCGTGATTTTGAATTGTTGAAGAAATTGAAAAAAGCTTTTGGTAAGGATATCGAATTTTTAAGTTTGGCCAGTGATGTTGATTCTATTCGTTTTCAGAACCGTTTGAAAAGCCAGGAGGCAACTTGGCCTGTTGTGCAGATTGATAAGGATAATACAGTTTTGAGAGATTATAAGATTAAAGTGTTTCCAACTTATATTATTATCGACCCCGAAGGGAAAGTCTATCAGTATCCTGCAAGAGGACCTCATGATGGGATTGAAAAAACATTTGTGAAGATTCAGAGACAAATCCTCCGGGAAAACTATTCCCAAAAGTGA
- the coaD gene encoding pantetheine-phosphate adenylyltransferase has translation MERIAIFPGSFDPFTVGHKSIVTRALPLFDKIVIAIGYNAEKKQFFPVEKRIQWIKESFNNDPRIEVEIYGGLTVEYCKSKGAQFILRGLRTAADFEYERAIAQINKKMEYDLESIFLLTTPEHTMITSTIVRDIIRHGGDASQFVPVVQDPDAYKL, from the coding sequence ATGGAGCGTATAGCCATATTCCCAGGATCGTTTGATCCATTTACGGTAGGACACAAATCAATTGTCACACGAGCATTACCCTTATTCGATAAAATCGTAATTGCCATAGGTTATAATGCTGAGAAAAAACAGTTTTTCCCAGTTGAGAAACGGATTCAGTGGATAAAGGAGAGCTTTAATAACGACCCAAGAATCGAAGTTGAGATTTATGGTGGCTTAACGGTGGAATATTGCAAGTCAAAAGGGGCACAATTTATTTTACGAGGCTTGCGAACAGCTGCCGATTTCGAATATGAGCGCGCCATCGCACAAATCAATAAAAAAATGGAGTACGATTTGGAATCGATTTTTTTATTGACAACACCAGAACATACCATGATTACATCAACCATTGTGCGTGATATTATTCGTCATGGGGGAGATGCTTCACAATTCGTGCCGGTGGTGCAGGATCCCGATGCTTACAAATTGTAA
- a CDS encoding amino acid permease, translating into MANNFAKPTANFGTLPVFMTAISTILGAILFLRFGWAVGNVGFIGVIGIIILGHMITIPTAMAVAEIATNQKVLGGGAYYIISRSFGMNIGAAIGITLYLSQAISVAFYIIAFAEAFDPVIQWIAHNFGWLIYDKRAISVPAMVLLSGLFLWRGSNMGMKVLYIVVATLATSLFMFFIGSPADAPQDIVLDATIENPKSFFYVFTIIFPAFTGLAAGLGLSGDLKNPKKSIPRGTIWATIGGLIIYLLAAYKFTVSASPEDLDSNQLIMSNIAIWGPIIPIGLAAASLSSALGSIMVAPRTLQAIGMDDIFPQKGLNKWLKTENRKTKEPLNASVISIVIAFVFILVGDVDFVAQIISMFFMVTYGAICMISFLEHFAADPSYRPTFRSRWYLSLMGAILSFWIMFKMNMVYAVVSLLIMGVIYYGINVSNKEHRGLAKLFRGVVFQLSRYLQIFAQRAEKVDREVSWRPFAICISQDTFKRRSAFDLLRWISYKYGFGTYIHYLDGFLNEKTNDESKKVMKRLIHLASGSRNRVFLDTIISPSMTSAIAQVMQLSGISGHGYNSILFEYSRTKPKQLNYVIDNYDLIESTQFDVCILNTSYKGFGYHKEIHIWIGSEDYENANLMILLAYIIQGHPDWKKSMIKIFAMYPEKDLEKEQGKLLSLIRSGQLPISSSNIELIGIDHTDKKKEIMNKSMDADLTILGFNREDIDRDKLDLFTGFDDMGNILFVSSYKKIKIK; encoded by the coding sequence ATGGCTAATAATTTTGCAAAACCCACTGCTAATTTTGGGACATTACCCGTTTTCATGACGGCAATATCGACCATTTTGGGTGCTATTCTTTTCTTACGCTTTGGCTGGGCTGTTGGGAATGTCGGTTTTATTGGTGTTATCGGAATCATTATTTTAGGACATATGATTACCATTCCTACCGCAATGGCCGTTGCTGAAATTGCAACCAATCAGAAGGTGTTGGGGGGAGGAGCCTATTACATCATATCCCGATCTTTTGGAATGAATATTGGGGCAGCAATTGGAATTACACTCTATCTGTCACAAGCTATATCGGTTGCATTTTATATCATTGCTTTTGCCGAAGCTTTTGACCCAGTCATTCAGTGGATCGCTCACAATTTTGGCTGGTTAATTTATGATAAAAGAGCCATTTCTGTTCCGGCAATGGTTTTGCTTTCGGGTCTATTTTTATGGAGAGGCTCAAATATGGGAATGAAGGTTTTGTATATTGTTGTGGCAACGCTGGCAACATCTCTTTTTATGTTTTTTATTGGTTCGCCGGCAGATGCACCTCAGGATATTGTTTTGGATGCAACCATTGAGAACCCGAAAAGTTTTTTCTATGTGTTTACCATTATATTTCCAGCATTTACAGGTCTTGCAGCAGGTTTGGGCTTGTCTGGCGATCTGAAAAATCCAAAGAAATCAATTCCCAGAGGAACCATATGGGCAACTATAGGGGGCTTGATAATTTACTTATTGGCAGCTTATAAATTTACGGTTTCAGCTAGTCCCGAAGACCTGGATAGCAATCAACTTATCATGAGTAATATTGCGATATGGGGGCCAATTATTCCTATTGGTTTGGCAGCAGCTTCTCTCTCATCGGCTTTAGGTTCTATTATGGTGGCTCCACGTACTTTACAGGCTATTGGGATGGATGATATCTTCCCCCAGAAAGGTTTAAATAAATGGTTGAAAACCGAGAATAGAAAGACGAAAGAGCCGTTAAATGCTTCGGTTATTTCAATTGTTATTGCTTTTGTATTTATATTGGTTGGTGATGTTGATTTTGTTGCTCAGATCATTTCAATGTTTTTTATGGTGACCTACGGTGCCATTTGTATGATTTCATTTCTTGAGCATTTTGCCGCTGACCCTTCATATCGACCAACCTTTCGTTCGCGTTGGTACCTTTCTTTGATGGGAGCCATTCTTTCGTTCTGGATCATGTTTAAAATGAATATGGTTTATGCCGTTGTTTCATTATTAATAATGGGGGTTATTTATTATGGCATCAATGTGAGTAATAAGGAACATCGAGGCCTGGCCAAACTTTTCCGAGGGGTTGTTTTTCAGTTGAGTCGATACCTACAGATTTTTGCTCAACGAGCGGAAAAAGTCGATCGTGAAGTGAGTTGGAGACCTTTTGCAATTTGTATTTCTCAGGATACGTTCAAGCGCCGTTCAGCTTTCGATTTATTGCGATGGATTTCCTATAAGTACGGCTTTGGAACCTATATTCACTACTTAGATGGTTTTTTGAATGAGAAAACCAATGACGAATCGAAAAAAGTGATGAAACGATTGATTCATCTGGCATCAGGAAGTCGAAATCGTGTTTTCTTGGATACCATTATCAGTCCTTCGATGACTTCGGCTATTGCCCAGGTGATGCAGCTTTCAGGTATATCCGGACATGGGTATAACTCGATTCTGTTTGAGTACTCACGCACAAAACCCAAGCAACTGAATTATGTGATTGACAATTACGATTTGATTGAGTCAACTCAATTTGATGTTTGCATTTTGAATACTTCTTATAAAGGGTTTGGCTATCACAAAGAGATTCATATCTGGATTGGATCGGAAGATTATGAGAATGCGAATTTGATGATTCTGTTGGCCTATATTATTCAAGGGCATCCGGATTGGAAGAAAAGCATGATTAAGATTTTTGCGATGTATCCTGAAAAAGATCTGGAAAAGGAACAAGGCAAGTTGTTGAGTTTAATTCGTTCAGGACAGTTGCCAATTTCGTCGAGTAATATTGAGCTGATTGGAATTGATCACACGGATAAGAAGAAGGAAATTATGAACAAATCGATGGATGCTGATTTAACGATTCTAGGTTTCAATAGAGAAGATATTGATCGCGATAAGTTGGATCTCTTTACCGGATTCGATGATATGGGGAATATCCTTTTTGTGAGTTCCTACAAAAAAATTAAAATCAAGTAA
- the hydF gene encoding [FeFe] hydrogenase H-cluster maturation GTPase HydF: MKTKDHKTHIGIYGRRNLGKSSIINTLADQQIAIVSDTAGTTTDPVKKSFEILDYAPVILVDTAGIDDTGDLGAKRIEKTVHSISTIDLAILVIADNEFGDFEKDLIKKFDYYKTPFFIIHNKSDQNKINADLKADLEETYKTSVIDFSTIKPDNFEEVIELIKKTAPESSKVFKTIIGDLIQPNDVVMLICPIDSEAPAGRMILPQVQLIRDVLDNHCVNIVLQQDQVTEFFKNTNVKPKLAITDSQIFDLAGQLVPKDIPLTSFSTVLARQKGDFENYLKGTPKIDDLKSGDRVLVLESCSHHVSCEDIGRFKLPAWLRKYCDCELVFDIVSGLDAIQRPITDYAMVIQCGGCMITKKQIRNRLLPAIEAGIPVSNYGLAIAYVQGIYQRAVEPFKL; the protein is encoded by the coding sequence ATGAAGACTAAAGATCATAAAACACATATCGGTATCTACGGGCGTAGAAATCTGGGAAAATCGTCCATAATAAATACTTTGGCCGATCAGCAAATTGCCATTGTTTCTGATACGGCGGGTACGACAACCGATCCGGTTAAGAAATCATTTGAGATTCTTGATTATGCTCCTGTTATTCTGGTCGATACGGCAGGAATTGACGATACTGGCGATTTGGGAGCAAAGCGAATTGAAAAAACCGTACATTCGATCTCTACCATCGATTTGGCGATACTGGTGATTGCAGATAATGAATTTGGTGATTTTGAAAAGGACTTAATTAAGAAATTTGACTATTATAAGACACCGTTTTTTATCATTCACAATAAGTCTGATCAGAACAAAATTAATGCGGATTTAAAAGCAGATCTGGAGGAAACATACAAAACCTCAGTGATCGATTTTTCGACAATCAAGCCGGATAATTTTGAAGAGGTGATTGAGCTTATAAAGAAAACGGCACCGGAATCGTCCAAGGTTTTTAAAACCATTATTGGCGATTTAATTCAACCTAACGACGTGGTGATGCTGATTTGCCCGATTGACTCTGAAGCTCCGGCTGGACGAATGATTTTGCCACAAGTTCAATTGATACGAGATGTTTTGGATAACCATTGTGTGAATATTGTTTTGCAGCAAGATCAGGTGACCGAATTTTTCAAAAATACCAATGTGAAACCCAAGTTGGCTATTACCGACAGTCAGATATTCGATTTGGCAGGCCAATTAGTACCCAAAGATATTCCTCTGACAAGTTTCAGTACGGTTCTAGCGAGACAAAAGGGTGATTTTGAAAACTATTTAAAGGGGACTCCAAAGATTGATGACTTGAAAAGTGGTGATCGGGTTTTAGTTTTGGAATCCTGTTCTCATCATGTTTCCTGTGAAGATATTGGTCGGTTTAAACTGCCGGCTTGGTTGAGAAAATATTGCGATTGCGAGTTGGTATTCGATATTGTTTCAGGTTTGGATGCCATTCAACGTCCCATTACTGATTATGCCATGGTGATTCAGTGCGGAGGCTGTATGATTACCAAGAAACAAATTCGGAATCGACTTTTACCTGCAATTGAAGCCGGGATTCCTGTGAGTAACTATGGTTTGGCCATTGCTTATGTACAGGGAATTTACCAGAGAGCTGTCGAACCGTTTAAGCTTTAA
- a CDS encoding sigma-54-dependent transcriptional regulator, which yields MSKILIVDDERSIRNTLKDILSYENYQVSLAENGMEAIKMVNDNEFDVILCDIKMPEMDGIEVLEKLQEIAFDVPVIMISGHGNIDTAVEAIKKGAFDFIEKPLDLNRILITIKNALDKAVLLTETKVLKRKVSKKYDMIGESKAIMELNEMIEKVAPTDARVLITGPNGTGKELVAHRIHEKSNRLKSPFVEVNCAAIPSELIESELFGHEKGSFTSAHKQRKGKFELADGGTLFLDEIGDMSLSAQAKVLRALQENKITRVGGDKEIKVNVRVIAATNKNLSDEIELGKFREDLYHRLSVILIKVPALNERLEDIPLLAQHFIDLICNEMGLPPKSIAEDAIAELLKFDYTGNIREFRNIIERLIILGGKEITLEDIKLYAGANKN from the coding sequence ATGTCAAAAATTTTAATTGTTGATGACGAAAGAAGTATCCGTAATACGTTAAAAGATATTTTATCATACGAAAACTATCAGGTAAGTCTTGCCGAGAATGGCATGGAGGCCATTAAAATGGTCAATGATAATGAATTCGATGTGATTCTGTGTGATATTAAAATGCCCGAAATGGATGGGATAGAGGTGCTTGAAAAGTTGCAGGAAATTGCATTTGATGTGCCCGTTATCATGATATCAGGACATGGAAACATCGATACCGCGGTTGAGGCTATTAAAAAAGGCGCTTTCGATTTTATTGAAAAGCCTTTGGATCTGAATCGCATCTTAATCACAATTAAAAATGCTTTAGACAAGGCTGTTTTACTGACTGAAACCAAAGTTTTAAAAAGAAAGGTTAGTAAGAAATACGATATGATTGGCGAATCGAAAGCCATCATGGAATTGAATGAGATGATAGAAAAGGTTGCTCCAACGGATGCACGTGTTTTGATTACGGGACCCAATGGAACCGGAAAAGAATTGGTAGCACATCGAATTCATGAAAAAAGTAATCGATTAAAAAGCCCGTTTGTAGAAGTGAATTGTGCAGCAATCCCTTCTGAATTGATTGAGAGTGAATTGTTCGGTCATGAAAAAGGCTCTTTTACATCGGCTCATAAACAACGTAAAGGTAAGTTTGAATTAGCCGATGGCGGCACGCTTTTTTTGGATGAAATTGGCGATATGAGTCTGTCCGCTCAGGCTAAAGTGTTACGAGCCTTGCAGGAAAATAAAATTACGCGTGTTGGTGGCGATAAGGAAATAAAGGTGAATGTGAGAGTGATTGCAGCAACCAATAAGAATCTCTCCGATGAAATTGAGTTGGGGAAATTCCGTGAAGATTTATATCACAGATTAAGCGTCATTCTGATTAAAGTTCCAGCTTTAAATGAAAGATTGGAAGATATTCCTCTATTGGCCCAGCATTTTATTGACTTGATTTGTAATGAAATGGGATTGCCTCCAAAATCGATCGCAGAAGATGCCATTGCAGAGCTTTTAAAATTTGATTACACTGGGAATATTCGTGAGTTTCGGAATATTATTGAGCGTTTAATTATTTTAGGTGGGAAAGAGATCACACTAGAGGATATTAAACTATATGCAGGTGCAAATAAAAATTAG